The Atribacterota bacterium genome contains a region encoding:
- a CDS encoding 3-isopropylmalate dehydratase small subunit has product MELRGIAHKFADDINTDYIISGKYKFKTLDMNELAKHVMEDIDPEFYQKVKPGDFIVAGKNFGCGSSREQAPRALLAAGIRGILAQSFARIFFRNAINCGLLVLECDTKDIQDNDELTVNLLTGTIRDITQGTVIKARPLPQVMIDILSEGGLVNYFKKYGTFRGV; this is encoded by the coding sequence ATGGAACTTCGAGGCATTGCGCACAAGTTTGCTGATGATATCAACACCGACTATATCATATCGGGCAAGTATAAATTTAAGACTCTGGACATGAATGAACTTGCTAAACACGTTATGGAAGACATTGATCCGGAGTTTTATCAAAAAGTTAAGCCGGGAGATTTTATTGTTGCTGGAAAGAACTTTGGTTGTGGTTCCTCTCGAGAACAGGCTCCCCGAGCTCTTCTGGCTGCCGGGATACGCGGAATTCTGGCCCAGTCTTTTGCCCGCATCTTCTTTCGTAATGCCATTAATTGTGGCCTCCTGGTCTTAGAATGTGATACAAAGGATATTCAGGATAATGATGAGCTTACAGTTAATCTTTTGACTGGCACCATTCGTGATATCACTCAGGGAACAGTCATTAAAGCAAGACCGCTTCCCCAGGTGATGATTGATATCCTCAGTGAAGGGGGTTTAGTGAACTACTTTAAAAAGTACGGTACTTTTCGGGGGGTTTAA